A section of the Citrus sinensis cultivar Valencia sweet orange chromosome 8, DVS_A1.0, whole genome shotgun sequence genome encodes:
- the LOC102611783 gene encoding uncharacterized protein LOC102611783 isoform X2: MSSDRGRREVHYYLKRRDGCGSDLAVIRKEKSSRHMSYRYVISNTSFTTSLYKLRSRREVVDWLNSIVSGSPVLKSSQSPGHFLGGKEARLLDSEAFKDVQSGTLGQHTKEFL; encoded by the exons ATGTCGAGCGACAGGGGAAGAAGAGAGgttcattattatttgaagAGGAGAGATGGTTGCGGTTCAGATCTGGCCGTGATAAGGAAAGAGAAGAGCTCCAGGCACATGTCGTATCGCTACGTTATTTCGAATACATCCTTTACCACGTCGCTTTACAAGCTCAGATCAAGACGTGAGGTCGTTGATTGGCTTAATTCAATTGTTTCAG gttcACCAGTTCTGAAATCATCTCAATCGCCTGGTCACTTTTTGGGTGGTAAAGAGGCCCGCCTGCTAGATAGTGAAGCCTTTAAG GATGTCCAATCCGGGACACTGGGCCAACATACCAAAGAATTTTTATAG